Below is a window of Quercus robur chromosome 6, dhQueRobu3.1, whole genome shotgun sequence DNA.
ATGATCACATAAAAATAATACCCAAACAACAAGATCCATTAACAAATGCAACCTACAAATGGTACATCTCATGAATCTAAGGTTCAACATTCATCAATTCATTAGACAACAttcaccataaaaataattgtggTGAGGCATTCATCACAACAATAGTTTAGATCCagatgacattaaaaaaaaaaaaaggacgaagcaagaaataataaataaaaaatattaataggtGAGGGCAGATTACTCATTACAGTAAGGGAAGAGTTCTTGGCATTGTGAGCGGTATAGACTGATAATAACTTAATTTTGcgtatttatatcattattaaaaagaattatcatacttattttaagttaatttatgtattttatatttggttttgaaataatgctgaataatcaattttgtgcttaattgaattttaatgcgtgaatttgtctttgtaggagaatggaattaaataagtggatttatACAAAGAAGAAGGCTaatggactttacttttacaaaTGTCATAATGAATTCAAGAAGGACAATCCAATAAATTtgagtccaattggagcaaggaatcaaaggaaatttgctcCAAATCTAAGTCCAATTCAGATTAGGATTCTAACTTGCGCACCAGTTAGTATTTTGGGCATAAATTTTGGCTTAGGTGTCCAATCGATATGATTCAAGTTGGAAAGAAATTTAACTTagagggctacaactttgtagtttaccacaAGTCCGAATTCTAATGATAAAAGGGCCGAAAAtgtcggttaagtgaagcctgAAAACTTGAGATTTTCTCCAAATAGAAATTCAATTTGTAATAGGATTctttgacctatttaaaggctctttaagGAAAAATTCAGAGGAGCGCTGTTGTAGAACACAATCTaggttttattaaaatttctttatagtttttagagttttatttgtgttatggctTGCTGGAAGTTTTGCTAAGGCAAGAGGTGAAACCCAATCGtttattggtatgttcttaacaattattttatggttttaatgcTTACATTCTTatgttttttattgatttactcatctagaaagtgtttagttctgtataattctttgatttatcgTAGACTTCGAGCAcgttaaatgcttagtattccctgtgaactaattcactagttttgttttgcctaaaatcaatcaatttcataaaactaccttagacaattaattcttgagttcttattgttaaatcatccgACTAAGTGTTGGAAAATttggttttgcatctcatacaaaacacacagcgGAAGCAACAATTagggatctacttcattcataagAGATAACAagtaaccttgaattctagaacaaagaatagaaagcataccttgatgcagtgaattcaaaaccaagacttgagaatacctttaatcttcatctcaatttcacatggtgcccaagaagtgtggtctctcaatcagtcttTTTGTACAttgattctcaaagaaaaatccttctttttctccttgcagagaaaaactgttttcttttcttttcatcatacgTACATTCTAACTACCTTGGTAGTTACTTTTAGGGGTATGCAGAAAACCCAACGACCCGACAAACCTGACCCGACCTGAcaggttgggtcggtttttaaggcttggtgggttgggttgggttacaaaaaaaaaattataacgaaccgggttgggtttgggtcataaaattacaaacccgacccgacccacccatatttaatactccctccgtcccactttgtttgtcctctattctattttgggatgtcccaaaatattgtcctgtttctaaaaaaacaagtcattaatttactaatgttcctattatacccctattaatttactaattcaattttttgataaatttatttaagagtaattttggaaacttatacatttttaaaaggtagacaagacaataaatgatgttcccttaaaaagtttgacttttcaaacaagacaaacaaagtgggacggagggagtatatatttaaaatatattatatatttaataatttttttaaaaaattagcagtaggacacttatatatatatatatatatatatatttaataatttaaaaaaaaaaactagctgtAGAGCAGTACTTCCTCaattcctcctactaatactaatttaatatatatatatatatatataatattatataattaataaattttttaaaataaccagtttttcctatcctatataaaagccaattaattCACACAAAccctaataaattattattgttgtttagtcattagtgttatttgcctttaaggagttacattgatactaatctttaggtttttttaatatattaatatttatatttttttctactcaatttaataataataataataaatttgtcaaaCCTATGGATTCAAtctgacccaacccaacccaacccatgtgggttgggttggacttatgtgatgggttgggttgggttgaattttttttgacccaccatggtgggttgggtcaaaaaatcccctgaacccaacccatgcacacctctagttactttatttaataagagttattaaataaaaactgattaaCTAATTAGGTTAGCCTTTTGAGCCTACCCAATTAGGCTTTAGTTTGTGGCTTGAGATAGgaccaaagggaacaaataaaactctaactCCAATGGGCcatgggcttttctgtcaactcttgactgtccaaagttaccattaattatatatatatatatatattttttttttttttttttgagaaaacaaaaatgGGGGTGTTTATGGTTATATTAAACACCCGGGCAGAACACACACACTTAGGGATGTGATGCCCACCAACGGACTCCTGCTGGTAGCGGGAATCGAACCTGAGCGTGTTAGGCAGAGCGAACGAACCATACCCAGCTGAGCCAAACCCCCGTTGGcactattaattatatttaatatcactatataaatataattacactctaggccttattaataaattatatctcaagactttattatacatacaacatcttcattaaaatattcgtacTAATACAAAATCATGAATGTTGACTGCTACTTTGAAGATTATtacatcttaatccttaagtacccggtttaatcttttatgttattcatcatatatttatgaaatccaatttcataaatatatactttagtaactccttactaaagtggttggaCCCAACActttgaataaccaaacccattaaacttatctcaagggaatattttatatctccgttaaaagattatgaattccatcttgagaatatatgtttcatcaacactaaatgtggctgtccaacatactgagattttgatcGTATCttatagatctcactcctgatatatcaaagcaacctacacctcataatcaggtccattattctttcaggatttagagttgatgtaaatagaaatcgtaagatttattattcatttgacagtcgttaggagaataataaatcttacagcggtccagttcaatatgtcttaactcttaaaacatatcaacatatcaactagaagtctccactttcatgatcaagacaaatcatcttagttgatatgttatagtcttcacaaATGAAATGTCCAATTTCATCCCCAACtataaactaaaattctgagtttacaaagaacttgtgatttatatcttctgtgacttttcacataaatcgcATATCATGCATCTCATGAGCTAAcataatgtcccattagttcatttatagataatctcatataattaaactatttaattatttatgacatgccaataaattggattttagtgCATAAAGCCCAACACTAAGACCATCCTtcgtatgaattttagttgagttataaaataaacattattaagactaccaatagatgtgttgtgtatggatccctaaaccttagcaccctaatatattgttattttctttcaatttaaattacctTTACTAAACCATcaaaatctcttcaattaaactttattattttagttttattctcttgtggtttgctaatcaatttttttttccctatggATTCGATCTCAGACTTATCAAGTTATTACTTCGTGACAATTCTGCACTTGGGAGCATTGTTTAAATCGCAACATAGACTATACCATATAATTTCCAAGCATGAAAGTGCATACTAGACCATCTTTAGTTTGTACACTAAATGTGTATATCCATTGGGATAACATTTCACATGATATTTAAGCATTTTCACATGAAAACATTACAAAAGAAActaaattcaattaataaaacttttaaTTACCCTAAAGGCAAAATTCTCATATACACAAATGGCAAAACACCAGGTTTCCCaaataaattcaacaaatttaacatACCCAAAACACCACCAAAAAGTTCTATAGTTTTTTTACATGCCCAGGATCTCAAAtctcacaaaaaaattcatcacatatTATTTATTACCATTAGTTACAAAAGAACCCTAATGCTAAAAACTCAGTTTTATGTATTTACTCCAAAACAACAGGCAGAGCAATACAGGGGATCCAATTACATAGAaaacctccaaaaaaaaaatcataacccaAGAAGGAAGTACACAATAATCATGATTTGGAGTTGAAATAAAAACCATAAGAACCCAAGCtagctggaaaaaaaaaaaaaaaaaaaaaaaaaaaacccacaatcagattttttttttttttttttttttttttaagatttgaaCCTAATCCAATCAAAATCcttgaaaataccaaaaaacaGCAAAATCCAtaccaaaacaacaaaatatataccaATATGAACAGAtttatatccaaaaaataacccaaacccatcaaaatttcaaaacttaaagtTTGGGGAAATAACTAaccaaacaataaaaacaaatcataaaataaCAAACCTTGAGGTGGTGCAACAACGCTTGCTCCTGACGACATACGACATGTGTGGCGCTGCCAGCGACGGGGTGGAGCTCTGATGCTCAAAGGAAGGAGGAGATGGAATGGGTTTAGGCGTTGGAGTTGTTCTTTAGATCTGAATCGTCTGACACGTGTTTGAGgattttgagtttaattgagATATAATTGTGTGTGCTAGAGTGTATTGgtttttcaatacaaatatgACGTGACATTCATTTATTGGTGGCGTAAATTAGCCCCTTTACGTCAGCTCCTGACTGAAGGTTTAATCTATTTCAAAAGGTGCTCTTAGGGGTGGCAAAAAAAACTGGACCTGCGAGTACCCAACCTACAAAATTGTAGGATTGGGTTtaggtttttaaaataaaacccaaagcGTGTTCAGGTCGGGTGCAGGTTTTCGTGATACCCACCCCGAACCCAAACCCGAACCTGACCTGTGTagacaaaattacaaaaaaccccacccatatatatatatatatatatatatatacaacctATACCATCCCTAACCCTAAATCCCTAACCTTATCAACTCTTCTCTAGTCAGCCGCCCCTCACCTTGCTCTCCCTTTCATTCCCTCACACCTCACCGACCCACTTCACTCTCTGTGTCTCTAGTCTCCATCTCGACGTCAAGGCCAACTCTCCCTCACAGGCCAACTTGACAAGCTCTCACCGACCCACCCTCAATTTTCTCAGTCCCTCACGCCTTAAATcacctctctcactctcactctcatttTCCCTCAGCCATCCCTCACCCAGTAACCCTCATCCTCACTCTCATTCACTCACTGACCCACCCTCGCCCTCACTCTCATCACGTGGTGGTTGTTGTTTGTCATGGAGAAGCACGGAACTCATCACGTGGTTGTTACTATTTGTCACGGAGGAGCACGGAGGTTAGATCAGAGAGAGATGTAACCTTTGGTGATGATCGAAGGAGCCCTTGGTGGTCTGagttctccattttttttggttcaatttttttttttttgttggttcaTGAATCGATCATTTCCTCTCTCAAAGCTCTGAATCTCAaggttttacatttttttttttaaatttcattaatgaatGTTTGTTATTTGCAATCTATTTCGTTGTTAAATGTgagtttgtgtttatgtttgtgtttgtgataggatttgtgtttatatttgtgattttgaaagagaaaatcataaatcattaggaaaatgtaaaattgattttttttttttttaagattgggTTGGATTGAGCCACGGATTAGGGGCTTTAGATTAGGCCTAGAAGCTGCTGGACAGGGCCTGCGGGGGCCTGACGAGGCGAGTttggtgttaaaaaaaaatccgtttATTAAACAGGCCAGGTTCAGGTAGCAGGGGTGGGcatgtaggttgggttcgggtaTCAAAAAATCTGCCCTGAACTCGACCCATGGCCATTCCTAGATGCTCTTCTATGTGTATGGTAGCAcaagtagctctctctctctctctctctctctctctctctctctctctctctctctctctctctctctctctcttatttgtATTGTGATCATAGTTTATTATCGTTGTAAGAATTTGTAGGGTTAATATTGTGTTgaaaatttggatttaaaaaaaaaaaaaacttggtagTACATGATATTAGGCCAAATTTAAAGAGAGATTTTTGTATTTCATCCTTGAAATAAACAATATACAACTTCATACTCTGCTAATTGTCAACCAAAGGTGTGTCACCAACTATTTGGTTGCAAACACACGAGGATTTGGGTTTGTTGGAGGGTGGAGGTTGTTGATAGGTTTGCTGTTtggtaaaaaaaacaaaaaaagagtgagaatattttaatataatggAGAAAAAATGGAGTTTGTTGGAGGATGTATTCAAAATGGTAGGTATGTACAATAGAAAAATGGATTTTCAAACAAAAGTTTTAATTAGAACTTTGTTAAGTTCATTGTCAATGCTCTTacataatcaaaattcaaagaCGATAATAAGAGCTCGTGCTTGAGTTGAATTCTCTTATTGGTTTTGGGtgttttgggttaattttaCAACTCTAAGTTTAATTAGCACATTCtatataacatttaaaaatgaaaagacaacCTTACTATTGAAAGAAGCATTCAttcacatcatcatcatcaattcATCACCCTCAGAATCATCATCTATTAATAAGTATTTTAACCATCTTTGAGTGTACTTTAGCTGCCTCTTCAAACGTGCCAGATGAGATTTTGGTTATCACATAAATAAGCAGTGTCAATGGCGCCATAATGACCATCAACTCCACACTACGtggatgaatatatatattagtgatTTCTAATTTTTCATCTCACTCAAAACTTTAGTTGTATCCCTTTTCAACCTTCCCAACTGTTTTGACGAATAACTTTCTTACATAAGTcttggaagaaaaattttccaTGTGTGGATATCAAGtacgtgtgtatatatatccGTCTCAAATGGTTGATAACTTATTTACAAAATGTCTTGGAGGACTTAATTTTCTATGTTggatatttaataaaaattgcaaaagttcaatgcttttttaattaatttgttcaCCCTGGGAAATTTTGTTGACTATAAAGGCTTGTTCGGATTGAAAGAGGAGGGAGGAGGAATGAAGAAAAGTAGAATAGAGTTTGCTGAAAATAAACTTTTTAGGTTAATTTtactttattctattttactcCCTTTAATCCAAACAGACTATAAGTTTAGCTCCAAAAGTTGAGAAATTTTGTCATCAAACTATAGTACCAGATATTATCATATCTTCTAGAAGATATACTCTTGGATTTATatgaaacttttgtttttttaagtatGATTAGCACAAATATTTTTCACCACACTAATGTACTTTGTTGTTTACCGTTAGTGCCCGTACTATATGgccttaaaagttaaaacacttTGCCAAGATTATAATCACTAACTTTTAACCGTAGCGAtttgaatatattaaatttgCCGAATTAAGTCAATTGATCTATCACTAAGTTTTTCACTTTTATGTAGTGGAAAAGAAATGTGCTAATAATTATTGCAGGTGAGAAATTATTCTCTTTATCGCACGCATCACACTATATTATGAaccctaaaataaaaacataataaattattaattattaattcatTGAATATTAACAATAAAATGTTTAATTATCAATAATGATCATTATCACTTCTTTGGTGGCCACAGCATGTGCCAATATTGGTGCCACACCATAGTGACACTCCCATTGCACCCTTGCTTTTTTAGTGCTCAGTTACATTCTATACCACGCAACTACACCTTATAAATTGGCACCTCAGCTACACATTCCTTCATTGGTCCATGAACATTCTCTAACAGAATATATAGGCTAGTATATTATTCTATATCATATAtatctttcatatatatatataaccctagTTTAATTTCAGTGCTAAGTTTATCATTTAGTTTTGTTAAACAATAATCTTTATTAACATGCATCTGGGTCTTTTTAATTTCAGGGTTTGCTAGACAGATTGATCATCATGAAGACCGTGCTTGCACTCTTTGTTGCATTCCTCTTGATCATTGCTACTCTGCAATCCAATGCAGAGACTCTCAAAGTGGGTGAGCGTAGGCTTAAGGCCAATCGTCAGCTCCTAAACGAAGCCACAAAAGTTAATCGAAAGCTTAGCGTTGGTGCTACAAGCACTGGATCAAAGGACCAAACGGCCCAAGCCGCCAACCAGGGCACAGCTACAAGCACTGAAACTGAGACAGACAGCAACACTAACAACGATCCTGATGATGTGAACCCAACCTATGGGAACTATGGACAAGCTACTGGAACTGGCAGTGAATCTCACCATTATTTCACAGATGATAAAAGCCCAGGAGCAAAGTCGGATGATAAAAGCAAAAGGTACTAAGCTTTATGTGATCGGAGAATGAAGGtaaaatgtatatataataaatatggtGTGTAATAATAAAGTGGAAGCAACACACAACATGTTAAGGAGCCAAAGCATTTATATGTATGCATGGCATACACATGTTTAGTTTCACCATGGTACTGAAGTAATCAGTGTACTTTTATCGTTTGTGTCTTATGGGCTTCTAGCTTGCTTGTTTGCAAACTACATATATGCTGTGAAATATAGTTTGCTTTAAAATAAGAGGACCACGCATGGTTACCCTAGCTAGCATGGTTTTGTGTTTACTTATATTTATGCTTCATATATGTTTATCTTGTTTGAGAAAAATATGGTGAATCGGATCATTAAAAATAACGATAAGAGTTTAAAGAAGATACGTCTTAAGAAACCAAAACCGAGgttttaaactaatttaattggaaagaaaccctaatcagaggttttttcttttcttttaaattataaagAACCCTAATCAGGTTTTGTTGAAAGGTAACATTGAGAACCAAATTAGAAAGATCACTTTTGAAGATTCTGCAACCAAGAGGACTTACGTGTGATATACATTCCAATTAGAAAGATCACTTTTTTTGTCAAAGCTCAAAGCTCAAAACGTTAAACTTTTGCCCTAATTTTACCTTTATGTATCCAATGGAATAGTTTTTGTTAATTAGGTTCTCAAGCACATATACTATCATATGCTGTTTGGACCTCATTCTTGACCACAGATTCACCATTCAGATACACCGTGAGCCTCTGACTATATATAGCAGACTGGGCGTATAACAATTCTTGTGGTGTTGTTTCTATTTCCTGGGAGTGAATATAAGAAGTGCAGAGAAGTATATAACACACAAGTATATAATGAATTGTGGATAAGATAATTCTTTATTGGATCAACTCTGTATCTTCGAATAGATATGAAATCGTgataaacaataaaaagaaaaaaggagtaaACGCTTTTTTATagactgaatttttttttttttaaatatcaaaccCCTGTCCTCATTGTTCCGAAGTTATTGGTACTagcaaattaatttttgttacttATTAAATGATCCTTTTGAGTTGTACATATAATATTCGAAGGTCCTAGATCATCCAAAGTGGTAATTAGAATGATGAGAAGCAATTAACGATCGAACTGATAGTGCAAGGCTGAGAGCTTTTTATTAAGATGATCATGAAACAAAAAAGATCAAAGCTTTTGATGTATAATAATGGTTgtgtataaataattaaatatatagagCAGATATTTAGAAAAAGGAGTAAACACTTGAGCAATCTGACAAAATCTTGCAATGATCTagtcattttggttttttttattaccaGAAATTATagctcttaatttttttttagagagttcaCTTAATTATAGCTCTTAATTAAGTGAATTAGCGAAAGAACATACATCTTCGTGAAAACCTGACCTGTACATTATCTAATTACGTACTATAAGAGATACGACGTAcagaaagaaaatcaaacaagtGCCTAGTGTCTAATCCACGACAATTAATTCAACACCCACTGCCAGTGTTAGCACACGATGCTTCACAATGGAAGCCGTCTCCTTtcgaagaaaaaataatagtaaatacGGAGTGGAGAGTGACAATTAATGTTAATCATTAAATGTTCTTATACGTCCTTTTCTCGACGTGTGAATCATGACGTGTAAATTATGCAGTATTGAactttttgggggggtgggttccagttagcttaactggtaaagtctctgatggttgtataagagatctggggtttaatccccgcctacaccaaaaattgattggtgtcttggtctgatgataaagagctatcatcaggagcggacgccataggttgaaactctctcaaaaaaaaaaaaaaaaaaaacttttgggggggggggggggtgggaatTATGCGGTCTTGAAACTGAAAATGCAATACCATTCAATAATAGTGTTGCAAAATTGGGGCATTACACATTGTTATTTAATGAGTTGgaattgctatttttttaataaataaatagttaaataccATATAATCTGAAGTTCTGAACTTATAGTGttaaatttggtttttattGAAGTGTcagaaaattataatatatacaaaaattctAGGATCATAACCTTTTTGATAGGATCATAATCTATTCCACACACTTTACCACAACTCTTATTATAGCTAATTATGAGTGGTGACTTTGGTGAGTTCATATGAAAGTGACAAACTTCTATTTACAGTTTACTACATAGAATAGTTGTGAtaaaaaagtggtaaaaaaaaattgttatagtcctaaaatatatactttccaATACAATGTCAACTCTATTTTTCTTAGTGTGTCAAATACAGTCATGGTAAACTCAATACTATAAACATATAGAAATTATTAAATGAggttaaattactttttaaaccTTAAAGTTACACGTGTGTTTCATTTAAATCTTAGAGTTTTGCGTAAGTTTCCTTTTAAtctcaaatttgaaataaatttcatttaaatcagCTTATCACATGATGTTCAATAGAAGTTTCTAatgtttaaataaaagatatgggGTTCAATCCTCACCTATACAAAAAtctgattagtgtcttggtctaatgataaaaagctattatCAAGAGCGgacatcataggttgaaactttctctcaaaaaaaaatttagattaaaaaaaaaatgtgaaagaaggactaaatgaaatgtttttagaaactttaaggtttaaataaaacattttaaaactttaaggtttaaaaagaaatttaccctaccaacaaacaaacaaaacctcTATGGGTGATTTTTGTCTTCCCCTATATTTATGGAGTCCTTCCAAgtacacaacaaaaattcacaataaGTACTTTACAACTgtagacatcaaaattttatgatgtaCTCACAACTGTCCGATTGTTcatgataaaatatttgtgatcAAATTAATCTTCAATTGATGAAGCGGACGATCAGCAAATGAAATCAAGCCACGTGGCAACATCAAATAAGAAAGCCATATGGCAATGTCAGAAGAAAAGACCTATATGGAAAGTTCTTATTAAATGGGAGACAAAATTAAATCCATAATTAGCTCTCAATAAATGttgagagaaaattccaaattaaatatGATTGAGTGCCTATAAATAGAGGCTTCTCATATGAGAAAGGGGAGAACacttagagaaaaaaaacactACCGACACTCTGCCAAAATAGAGAGTCATCTCTAAGTTCACAAGAAGTCCATTGTTCATCAAGGCCTATTCCtacttcttcaaatcaaagtgGGGATTCTCCTTTAACCTAGTTCGAGATCAAGCTAACGGCCCTCGCATCAAATCAAGCACGTTCGACTATTCATTCAACTTGGAGACATCACATCACGATTCAAGATCAAGCTTCATAGCCCCTTTGGATCGTAACGTTTCttggagatcgaatcagaggaatTTATTGTATTCTTTCATTGTAAAGATTCATACAGAGAATTGtactcacacacatatatacaaatcaattcaaattgataatttgttacaCTATTTCGTGATCGTGTGATTTATCTTTTACGAAAATTGTGTGTACAACAACATACCCAAATTAGCCTACCACCTCACACATGAGtcattataaaaattaaattgtagatTGTGGTAGACCCATGTGTGAGGTGGTAGGCTAATTTGTGAATTTTGTGACATTGATGTATCCCTAACCTTATTGAACCATCTCTCCCCACGAAAAATAATGTACTTCAAAAACTATATAAACTGTATGACATACTCCTTAAAGTTAGATAAATATCTGATTTTAAGTAAATACATTTGAAAGTTATATCCTTTTTATcaagttaattaaattttataactttaaatattttactaagtaattaattaattatattatttctaatca
It encodes the following:
- the LOC126688890 gene encoding uncharacterized protein LOC126688890, which produces MKTVLALFVAFLLIIATLQSNAETLKVGERRLKANRQLLNEATKVNRKLSVGATSTGSKDQTAQAANQGTATSTETETDSNTNNDPDDVNPTYGNYGQATGTGSESHHYFTDDKSPGAKSDDKSKRY